Part of the Listeria innocua genome is shown below.
CGATTCTTGGAACGTCGCTTTCGTATCGCCTAACTTAAAAGAAATTATCCCCGTAACCGCATGTCCATCCGCTGACACAACACGCCATGAAACAGAATAGACATCTGCTTTTAAATCAGCCGGTAGAGACGCTTCAACCATATGATTATTCTTTTTAGAAACAGCTGTCTTCCCTGTCTCAACCCGCTTTCCACTTGAATCTTTTACTTCTATTAGAGGAAAATCCGCTTCAATTTCTTCATTAAAAACGAGCGTTACTTTTTCTGGCGCTGTTTTAATATGCGATTGATCGGCTGGGTTTGAATTTTCCAAATAAGCATGCGCTGAAACATGCTGAACTGGCACAATTAATATGTATAATACGATTAAAATAAAACTGATCCTTTTAAATAATTTCATTTGCTGCTCCTTTTTCGAACGAACGGTTTTACTCTTTTTAACTTATCACGTGCAAGAATTGAATGGAAATAATTGGCTCACTCGCTATTGCAAAAGATAGAGCGATTATGGCATAGTGAAAGAAAAGGAAAAGGGGGATTTTTCTATGCTTCGTTATATTGAATTATTTTTTATGTTTGCTTTTGTTACACTCATCACGATGTGGCTTCAAGCACTCTTAGCTAAATGGAAACCAAATATTCTGGGCTCTTTCTGGCTTCGAACACTTACTTTTATTATTATTGGTTATGCTTTAATGGCCCCGACACTATACATCGGCAGTTTATTACTAAAATAAGTTCAGTTGCTTTCACATCGCAGTTAGATGTTTTATACTGAGATGTGGGAGGTGAATTTTATGAAAAAAATGTTAGTTGAATTTAGAGATTTCGCGTTAAAAGGGAATGTACTAGATCTTGCGGTGGCCGTTGTTATTGGGGCTGCTTTTGGAAAAATCGTTTCATCTTTAGTGAATAACATCATCATGCCATTCGTTGGTGTACTCCTCGGTGGTCTTGATTTCTCAGATTTAAGCTTCAAAGTTGGAAAATCAGTCATTCAATACGGTGCATTTATTCAATCCATCGTGGACTTTGTCATCATCGCTTTTGCCATTTTTATTTTTGTCAAAGTACTTACTAGTTTTATCAAGAAAAAAGAACAACCAACCGAAGAGACACCAGTACCTCCAACAGAAGAATACTTAAAAGAAATTCGCGATTTATTAAAAGAACAACAAAAATAAGCACATAAAAAAACAGGAACCTAAGTCATTATTTCTGACTAAAGGTTCCTGTTTTTTTATTGTTGTTGTTTCTTTAATTGTACCGCTAAGAACATTTCCACCACAGCGACTACTAAGAAGATAATTTGTAAAATAAATACATAACCGATAATGAGTATTTGAACTACCATCCAGACTGCGAGTACGGCCGCTGCTGCAAACATGACTTCTTTTGTTCGTGGTAATTTTTTTAGTAAATAAATTAGTGCTGCTAAATGGAATAACCCAACAAATATGAATAAAAATATGCCTGGGATTAAATAATCGACAAACGGTGAACCATCAAGCAATCCGGTCGAAAGTGATAAAAGACTACCACTAGGCTTAAAAACCATCGATAATCCCCCATAAATTGCTCCAAATGCTGTAAAACCAACTATTAAAATACTACTTATACGTGTCCAGTTCATGGCGTTCTCCTAGTCGTTTTTCTAGTAGTATACCACGAAAATTATCATTCTGCTGCTTTTCTTCGTATTATTTTTTTGATTAAATCGATCAGTACGAAAACCGCAATTCCGCATGCGACAACTGTTGTAAGATACCAAGCCGGCCCAGATTCCGCGCGTACTCCAAGCCAATAAGTCACCGTTTTCGGATTAAAAAATGCAAAGCAAATCGCACAAAATGCAATAATTCGACCAATAATGGAATTTTCTCTCATAGCAAGTGCATCTCCTTTTCTTTTATTATAACAATGGTTAGGAGAGAACTGATTACTTTTTAGGTCCCAAAATTGTATATCCCGTGACAAGTTTTGGTTTGTTGTTATAAAAATAAGGCAGCTAACTTCAATTTAATTCAAAAAAAATCCCTGAAAAATTTCAGAGATTTTTTTATTGTTCGGTTGATATGAATTACATCATACCGCCCATGCCGCCCATTCCCATATCTGGGCCTGCTGCTGGGCCGTTTTCATCTGGTTGATCTGCTACAACAGCTTCTGTAGTTAATAGAAGAGCAGCAACAGATGAAGCGTTTTGTAATGCGGAACGAGTAACTTTTGTTGGATCAACAATACCAGCGTCAATCATGTTTACCCATTCGCCATTAGCTGCGTTGAAACCAACGCCAACCGCTTCGTGTTTCAAGCGTTCAACGATAACGGAACCTTCAAGTCCAGCGTTATGCGCGATTTGACGAACTGGTTCTTCTAGAGAACGAAGCACGATGTTGATACCTGTTTCTACGTCACCTTCTGCTTCAAGTGCTGCTACTTTATTGTAAATACTTACAAGAGCAGTACCACCACCAGCTACGATACCTTCTTCTACTGCTGCACGAGTAGAGTTAAGTGCATCTTCAATACGTAATTTACGTTCTTTTAGCTCTGTTTCAGTTGCAGCGCCGACTTTGACAACAGCTACTCCACCTGCAAGTTTTGCTAAACGTTCTTGTAATTTTTCTCTATCAAATTCAGAAGTAGTTTCTTCCATTTGCGCACGGATTTGGTTTACGCGAGCGCTGATTTGTGTGGAATCACCTGCTCCTTCTACGATTGTTGTATCATCTTTTGTTACAACTACTTTGTTAGCTGTTCCAAGTTGATCAACTGTTGCTGTTTTCAGTTCTAAACCTAGGTCTTCTGTGATTACTTGTCCACCAGTTAAAACAGCAATATCTTCTAGCATTGCTTTACGGCGGTCACCGAAACCAGGAGCTTTCACTGCTACTACGTTAAATGTTCCGCGAAGTTTGTTTAGTACTAGAGTTGCTTGAGCTTCCCCTTCAACATCTTCCGCGATAATTAGCATTGGACGACCTTGTTGAACAACTTGTTCTAAAACTGGTAAGATTTCTTGGATGTTGTTGATTTTTTTATCTGTAATTAAAATGTATGGTTTTTCAAGGACTGCTTCCATTTTGTCAGAATCAGTTACCATGTAAGGGCTAGTGTAGCCACGGTCAAATTGCATACCTTCTACTACGTCTAATTCTGTTGCAAAGCCTTTGGATTCTTCAATAGTAATAACGCCATCGTTACCAACACGTTCCATTGCTTCTGCGATTAATTTACCAACTTCTTCATCACCAGAAGAAATAGCAGCAACTTGAGCGATAGACTCTTTGCTTTCAATTGGTTTAGAGATAGCTTTTAATTCTTCAATAGCAGTTGCTACGGCTTTTTCGATACCACGACGTACGCCTACTGGATTTGCTCCAGCTGTTACGTTTTTCAAGCCTTCTTGAATCATTGCTTGCGCTAAAACGGTAGCAGTTGTAGTTCCGTCCCCAGCAACATCATTGGTTTTAGAAGCAACTTCAGATACAAGTTTTGCACCCATGTTTTCAAATGGGTCTTCTAATTCGATTTCTTTTGCAATCGTTACACCATCATTTGTAATTAACGGAGAACCGAATTTTTTTTCTAAAACAACATTACGACCTTTTGGGCCAAGCGTTACTTTTACTGCGTTTGCTAGTTGGTCGACACCACGTAACATGGCACGACGAGCATCTTCACTAAATTTAATATCTTTTGCCATTTTATATTTCCCTCCGATTATTTCTTTTTTTTATTATTTAGTAATTGCTAAAATATCACTTTCACGTAAAATCAGATAGTCAGTTCCTTCATACGTCACTTCTGTTCCAGAGTATTTTGCGAAGATAACCGTGTCACCTTCTGCAACTTCAAGTGGTTCTTTTGTGCCGTTATCTAGCACACGACCTGAACCGACTGCAACAATTTTCCCTGATTGCGGTTTTTCTTTGGCAGAGTCTGGTAATACAATCCCACTCGCTGTTTTTTCCTCTGCTTCAAGTACTTCAATTACAACACGATCTCCTAATGGTTTTAACAATGTAAATGACCTCCTCTGATATAATTACATTTTTCATTTTAGCACTCGACACATTAGAGTGCTAATACAGTTATTATGATACCAAACTAAATAAAAATTGCAAGCAAAAACGTTTAAAAATTAAAGAATTCTTATTTGCGGTAAAGCGTGATAACTAGTACAATAAGAAGAGCTATTTCCGCTATTTTTAAGCATTTAGCTGGAGCTTGTTTTTAGAAGGGATGCGTATTTTTTGCCTAAACGTTATATTACTATTGTATTAGTTTATTTATTATTACTATTTTCTGCATCTATTGGGATTCCCGTTGTTCAACATATTTTACTTAGTATGACTTCGATGTCTACAGCGGATGCTCAAACTTATGGGGTAATTACATGGTCGATTTTTTCTAATTTATTATCACTGGCCATTATTATTCCAATGCTTTATAGAAAACCAAAAGAAAATAAAATCGAACTCGGTGAAAAAACTGCACCATTTCTGAGTATTGTGTGGATTATTGGTGGAGTGATTGGGTTATACGTAGCACAATTTATTTGTAGCATTATTCTAACGCTAATTTCTGGGAATATTGGTGAATCGGCAAACACAGAATTACTTGTTGATTTAACTAGATCTGCGCCTATTTTCTTGATTTTCATTTCAGTTCTCGGGCCAATTTTAGAAGAGCTTGTTTTTAGAAAAGTGGTTTTTGGTGGGCTGAGTAATGTGATGAACATTCATGTGGCTGCAGTTATTAGTTCGCTATTCTTTGGGCTACTTCACGGGGATAT
Proteins encoded:
- the mscL gene encoding large conductance mechanosensitive channel protein MscL yields the protein MKKMLVEFRDFALKGNVLDLAVAVVIGAAFGKIVSSLVNNIIMPFVGVLLGGLDFSDLSFKVGKSVIQYGAFIQSIVDFVIIAFAIFIFVKVLTSFIKKKEQPTEETPVPPTEEYLKEIRDLLKEQQK
- the groL gene encoding chaperonin GroEL (60 kDa chaperone family; promotes refolding of misfolded polypeptides especially under stressful conditions; forms two stacked rings of heptamers to form a barrel-shaped 14mer; ends can be capped by GroES; misfolded proteins enter the barrel where they are refolded when GroES binds), with amino-acid sequence MAKDIKFSEDARRAMLRGVDQLANAVKVTLGPKGRNVVLEKKFGSPLITNDGVTIAKEIELEDPFENMGAKLVSEVASKTNDVAGDGTTTATVLAQAMIQEGLKNVTAGANPVGVRRGIEKAVATAIEELKAISKPIESKESIAQVAAISSGDEEVGKLIAEAMERVGNDGVITIEESKGFATELDVVEGMQFDRGYTSPYMVTDSDKMEAVLEKPYILITDKKINNIQEILPVLEQVVQQGRPMLIIAEDVEGEAQATLVLNKLRGTFNVVAVKAPGFGDRRKAMLEDIAVLTGGQVITEDLGLELKTATVDQLGTANKVVVTKDDTTIVEGAGDSTQISARVNQIRAQMEETTSEFDREKLQERLAKLAGGVAVVKVGAATETELKERKLRIEDALNSTRAAVEEGIVAGGGTALVSIYNKVAALEAEGDVETGINIVLRSLEEPVRQIAHNAGLEGSVIVERLKHEAVGVGFNAANGEWVNMIDAGIVDPTKVTRSALQNASSVAALLLTTEAVVADQPDENGPAAGPDMGMGGMGGMM
- the groES gene encoding co-chaperone GroES, which codes for MLKPLGDRVVIEVLEAEEKTASGIVLPDSAKEKPQSGKIVAVGSGRVLDNGTKEPLEVAEGDTVIFAKYSGTEVTYEGTDYLILRESDILAITK
- a CDS encoding CPBP family intramembrane glutamic endopeptidase, translated to MPKRYITIVLVYLLLLFSASIGIPVVQHILLSMTSMSTADAQTYGVITWSIFSNLLSLAIIIPMLYRKPKENKIELGEKTAPFLSIVWIIGGVIGLYVAQFICSIILTLISGNIGESANTELLVDLTRSAPIFLIFISVLGPILEELVFRKVVFGGLSNVMNIHVAAVISSLFFGLLHGDISFLLTYFVIGLILCFLYTKTKRIAVSMGAHILMNTIVLLVSLGIIGG